Proteins from a single region of Cydia strobilella chromosome 2, ilCydStro3.1, whole genome shotgun sequence:
- the LOC134749563 gene encoding juvenile hormone epoxide hydrolase-like — MEVGKLKKPKKKDKKIATSIKKKNKDIKTAKCFSRCAVTLTVISIIVAAVAYHVYTEVLHIPELPAVDLDVWWGPNHTKHSQDTAIRPFRIVFSDAMQEQLVKKFDHHRRLDKHKSFDDTAWTYGVHSSAREQIFSFWQYKYKIKERERFFNQFHHFKTNVQGLDLHFMRVRPEVENVKALPIILLHGWPNSFREFYDAAPLLTTQRSDYDFVFEVIVPSLPGFGFSQGAVRPGLGPFQVAIVMRNLMNRLGFNKYYVHGGDFGHVIGSIMATLFPNEVLGFHSNMPLTLAKPLVFGRVLGAVWPTFVDAHHWRKMYPLKEKIEILIEETGYSHLQATKPDTIGIALNESPVGLATYIFDKIMIFTDANNKYLEDGGLAKYYNDSMTDLIDNVMVYWVSESITTSMRIYKEVSSVELTLEQIPTSVPTWFLCLNNESFYNPEILLRWKYPNLIDTTTYDDYGGNFAALKRPQQLADDVFYACNAPAGLAVANLRRQDAAGAALSHNSHKSRN, encoded by the exons ATGGAAGTCGGCAAACTAAAAAAACCAaagaaaaaagacaaaaaaattgcaacttccattaaaaaaaagaataaggATATTAAAACGGCAAAGTGTTTTAGTCGTTGTGCT GTTACTCTAACGGTGATCTCCATCATCGTAGCAGCAGTGGCATATCATGTATACACAGAAGTTTTACATATCCCGGAGCTGCCCGCAGTTGACCTGGACGTGTGGTGGGGCCCAAACCACACGAAACATAGCCAAGATACAGCAATTAGACCGTTCAGGATCGTGTTTAGTGATGCT ATGCAAGAACAGCTTGTGAAGAAATTTGATCACCACCGACGCTTAGATAAACATAAATCTTTTGACGACACCGCGTGGACGTACGGAGTACATTCCTCAGCGCGGGAACAAATTTTCTCCTTTTGGCAGTACAAGTATAAGATAAAGGAGAGAGAGCGTTTTTTTAACCAGTTTCACCACTTTAAAACTAACGTGCAAGGCTTGGACTTGCATTTTATGCGCGTTAGACCTGAGGTTGAAAATGTTAAG GCCCTCCCTATAATCTTGCTGCACGGCTGGCCGAACTCGTTCCGCGAGTTCTACGACGCCGCGCCTTTGTTAACAACTCAACGATCCGACTACGACTTCGTGTTCGAAGTTATCGTGCCCAGTTTGCCGGGATTCGGTTTTTCACAA GGTGCTGTCAGACCTGGCTTAGGTCCTTTTCAAGTCGCTATAGTAATGCGAAATCTAATGAACCGCCTCGGTTTTAATAAATACTACGTTCACGGTGGGGACTTCGGTCACGTGATTGGCTCAATAATGGCTACACTCTTCCCCAATGAGGTCTTAGGCTTCCATTCCAATATGCCGCTAACATTGGCCAAGCCTTTGGTATTTGGACGGGTGCTGGGAGCTGTTTGGCCAACGTTTGTGGATGCTCACCACTGGCGGAAAATGTATCCGTTAAAGGAAAAAATAGAGATTTTGATTGAAGAGACGGGGTACAGTCATTTACAGGCCACAAAACCTGATACAATTG GTATCGCATTAAACGAGTCTCCAGTTGGATTGGCAACTTacatatttgataaaataatgatatTCACTGACGCTAACAATAAGTATCTTGAAGATGGAGGTCTGGCCAAGTATTACAATGACAGTATGACGGATTTGATCGATAATGTGATGGTGTACTGGGTTAGCGAAAGTATAACAACTTCAATGAGAATCTACAAGGAGGTGTCTAGTGTAGAATTAACGTTGGAGCA gatcCCAACATCAGTGCCAACATGGTTCTTATGTTTAAATAACGAATCCTTTTACAATCCTGAAATTTTACTTCGATGGAAGTATCCAAACCTCATAGACACCACCACTTACGACGACTACGGAGGAAATTTTGCTGCATTAAAAAGACCTCAACAATTAGCTGATGATGTTTTCTAtgct TGCAACGCTCCCGCTGGGTTAGCTGTAGCAAACTTGCGCCGTCAGGACGCGGCCGGCGCGGCGCTGTCGCACAACTCGCACAAGTCTCGCAACTAG